A window from Cygnus olor isolate bCygOlo1 chromosome 13, bCygOlo1.pri.v2, whole genome shotgun sequence encodes these proteins:
- the IDS gene encoding iduronate 2-sulfatase: protein MAAAAQLRLCLRLLAAGCVLAVEAARRRDDMNVLFIVVDDLRPVLGCYGDKLVKSPNIDQLASQSVMFNNAYAQQAVCAPSRVSFLTGRRPDTTRLYDFYSYWRVHAGNYSTMPQYFKENGYMTMSVGKVFHPGVSSNYSDDYPYSWSIPPFHPSTEKYENDKTCRGKDGRLYANLVCPVDVTEMPGGTLPDIQTTEEAIRLLNVMKTKKQKFFLAVGYHKPHIPLRYPQEFLKLYPLENITLAPDPWVPKKLPSVAYNPWMDIRHRDDVKALNVSFPYGPLPDDFQRQIRQSYYAAVSYLDMQVGLLLNALDDVGLSSSTMVVFTADHGWSLGEHGEWAKYSNFDVATRVPLMFYIPGMTASAASQRGRIFPYLDPFSRNLGLVPQGQSKKVVELVSLFSTLAELAGLQVPPACPETSFHVALCTEGASIVQYFNSSEEKVEMEDGCDDTNRCHTEEPVAFSQYPRPSDTPQWNSDKPKLKDIRIMGYSMRTIDYRYTVWVRFNPNNFSADFEDVHAGELYVVETDPNQDYNIYNSTLHGHLFKKLLGFLKH, encoded by the exons ATGGCGGCGGCCGCCCAGCTTCGCCTGTGCCTCCGCCTGCTGGCCGCTGGCTGCGTGCTCGCTGTGGAGGCGGCGAGGCGCCGAG ATGACATGAATGTCCTGTTTATAGTTGTGGATGACCTACGTCCTGTTTTGGGTTGTTATGGAGATAAACTTGTAAAATCGCCTAACATTGATCAACTTGCTTCTCAAAGTGTTATGTTCAACAATGCGTATGCACAG CAAGCTGTGTGCGCTCCAAGTAGAGTGTCATTTCTTACTGGACGCAGGCCTGATACTACCCGGCTGTATGATTTCTATTCCTACTGGAGAGTACATGCAGGAAACTATTCCACGATGCCCCAGTATTTCAAGGAGAATGGCTACATGACCATGTCTGTAGGGAAAGTTTTTCATCCTG GGGTTTCATCCAATTACAGCGATGACTATCCATATAGCTGGTCCATTCCTCCCTTTCATCCTtctactgaaaaatatgaaaatgataaG acttgcaGGGGAAAAGATGGAAGACTTTATGCAAACTTGGTGTGCCCAGTAGATGTAACAGAAATGCCTGGTGGAACTCTACCAGATATTCAAACCACTGAAGAGGCCATACGCTTACTGAATGTTATGaaaaccaagaaacaaaaattcttcCTGGCTGTTGGTTACCACAAACCACATATCCCATTGAGGTACCCGCAG GAATTTCTGAAGTTGTACCCTCTGGAAAACATCACATTAGCCCCAGATCCCTGGGTGCCTAAGAAACTACCTTCTGTGGCATACAACCCCTGGATGGATATCAGACACAGGGATGATGTGAAAGCGTTAAATGTTAGTTTCCCTTATGGACCACTTCCAGATGACTTCCAG CGTCAGATTCGTCAGAGCTATTACGCAGCAGTTTCTTACCTGGATATGCAAGTTGGCCTGCTCCTGAATGCTTTGGATGATGTAGGACTCTCAAGTAGCACAATGGTAGTTTTTACTGCTGATCATG GATGGTCCCTTGGAGAACATGGTGAATGGgcaaaatacagcaattttGATGTTGCTACCCGTGTGCCACTGATGTTTTACATACCAGGAATGACAGCTTCCGCTGCTAGTCAACGAGGGAGGATCTTCCCCTACCTTGACCCCTTTAGCCGTAATTTAGGCTTGGTGCCTCAAG GACAAAGCAAAAAAGTAGTTGAGCTTGTGTCTCTCTTTTCGACGCTTGCTGAACTAGCTGGCCTGCAAGTTCCTCCTGCGTGCCCAGAGACTTCATTTCATGTTGCACTGTGCACAGAGGGAGCAAGCATTGTCCAGTATTTTAACTCCTCTGAAGAGAAGGTGGAGATGGAGGATGGTTGTGATGACACTAACAGGTGTCATACTGAAGAACCTGTTGCATTCAGCCAATATCCCCGGCCTTCAGACACTCCTCAGTGGAACTCTGACAAACCAAAGCTGAAGGACATCAGAATCATGGGCTATTCCATGCGTACAATTGACTACAGGTATACTGTATGGGTTCGATTTAATCCTAACAATTTCAGTGCTGACTTTGAGGATGTCCATGCAGGTGAGTTGTATGTGGTAGAGACTGATCCAAACCAGgattataatatttataacaGTACCTTACATGGTCATCTTTTCAAAAAACTTCTTGGCTTCCTGAAGCACTAG